The Verrucomicrobium spinosum DSM 4136 = JCM 18804 genome includes a region encoding these proteins:
- a CDS encoding LysR family transcriptional regulator has product MQLQIFKIFCDLVETGSFSLAAAKNNITQSAVSQQIRVLEEKYGVTFFERGGKKFSITPEGEIFDRASREILSVYDSINSRLNELRDVVAGPLKVSTVYSIGLHELPAKLKKFRESHPDVDVQIEYKRSPMIYDDVADGRADIGLVAFPVRGKGIISDVFDEDEMVVICAPTHRLAKKRKVKLKELQGESFVAFDPDTPTRKAIDRALKGHAITFLQQHEFDNIETVKRAVEVAGVISIVPRRTVDKEVAEGRLAAVKVEDASLNRPLGILRKQARITTPAMREFMNVLLGTK; this is encoded by the coding sequence GTGCAGTGAGCCAACAGATCCGGGTTTTGGAAGAGAAGTACGGCGTGACCTTCTTCGAGCGTGGCGGCAAGAAGTTCTCCATTACTCCTGAGGGCGAGATCTTTGACAGAGCATCCCGGGAGATTCTGAGCGTGTATGACAGCATCAACTCCCGTCTCAATGAACTGCGGGATGTGGTGGCGGGCCCGCTCAAGGTGAGCACCGTTTACAGCATCGGTCTGCATGAACTGCCCGCCAAGCTGAAGAAGTTTCGCGAATCCCATCCCGACGTGGACGTTCAGATCGAGTACAAGCGCTCACCCATGATCTATGACGACGTGGCGGATGGCCGTGCCGACATCGGCCTGGTCGCATTCCCGGTTCGAGGCAAAGGCATCATCAGCGATGTCTTTGATGAAGACGAGATGGTGGTCATCTGCGCCCCCACCCACCGCCTGGCCAAAAAGCGCAAGGTGAAGCTGAAGGAACTGCAGGGTGAGAGCTTCGTGGCCTTTGATCCTGACACCCCCACTCGCAAAGCCATTGATCGCGCCTTGAAGGGGCACGCCATCACCTTCTTGCAGCAGCATGAATTTGACAACATCGAGACCGTGAAACGCGCCGTCGAGGTGGCAGGCGTTATTTCCATTGTCCCCCGACGCACCGTGGATAAAGAAGTCGCCGAGGGCCGTCTCGCCGCCGTGAAGGTGGAGGATGCATCGCTCAACCGCCCGTTGGGCATCCTCCGCAAGCAGGCCCGCATCACCACACCCGCCATGCGGGAGTTCATGAATGTGCTGCTGGGCACCAAGTAA
- a CDS encoding endonuclease/exonuclease/phosphatase family protein: protein MVSRTAMDRALRWARRPTMAVLLLGVALHLTVRDRYPVLATVFYGLPLPLLTLGWLGVALAGKQGLISRAVKLSLGVACGLWWHGSSYQQHAPLGSRPGQRELKVLYWNLAHRRLPHEGVARLLAEHHPDIAGFVETGRLSGDPNPLVTSLPDGYQMLKTAHGTAVLVRGRARVLSAHVLPSRSKYLELELTVDGQSWQLFMVDGVSSPIRSRQDVLEQVLAQARDKPRTLIVGDFNTPRESVWLAPWQEAFHHAFDEAGHGWSETWPRQSPLPLLSIDHIWSSKDLPPLMAQKLWSSESDHAALLTLLRVNTP, encoded by the coding sequence ATGGTTTCCCGGACCGCCATGGATCGAGCGTTGCGCTGGGCGCGCCGCCCGACCATGGCGGTTCTTCTTTTGGGGGTAGCACTGCATTTGACGGTGCGCGACCGGTACCCCGTCCTGGCCACTGTGTTTTACGGCCTGCCACTTCCCCTCCTCACACTGGGCTGGTTGGGAGTGGCTCTTGCGGGGAAACAGGGACTCATCAGCCGCGCCGTCAAACTCAGCCTGGGCGTCGCCTGCGGACTCTGGTGGCATGGCTCATCGTACCAGCAGCATGCCCCCTTGGGGTCCCGCCCCGGTCAGCGCGAGCTAAAGGTCTTGTATTGGAACCTCGCCCATCGCCGCCTGCCGCACGAGGGCGTCGCCCGTCTGCTGGCTGAACATCACCCCGACATCGCGGGGTTCGTTGAAACAGGCCGCCTTTCCGGGGACCCCAATCCGTTGGTGACCTCCCTTCCAGACGGCTACCAGATGCTGAAAACCGCCCACGGGACCGCGGTGCTGGTCCGGGGCAGAGCCCGCGTGCTGAGTGCCCACGTCCTCCCATCGAGAAGCAAATACCTCGAACTGGAGCTGACCGTGGACGGCCAGAGCTGGCAGCTTTTCATGGTGGACGGAGTCTCCTCCCCCATCCGTTCCCGGCAGGACGTGCTGGAGCAGGTGCTGGCACAGGCCCGGGACAAACCTCGAACCCTCATTGTCGGGGACTTCAACACCCCGCGGGAATCCGTCTGGCTCGCCCCGTGGCAGGAGGCCTTCCATCACGCCTTCGATGAAGCCGGCCATGGCTGGAGCGAAACCTGGCCCCGCCAGTCACCACTGCCATTGCTCAGTATCGATCACATCTGGAGTTCCAAGGACCTGCCGCCCTTGATGGCGCAAAAGCTGTGGTCATCTGAGTCCGATCATGCCGCCCTGCTAACGTTGCTCCGGGTGAATACACCGTGA
- a CDS encoding 3-keto-disaccharide hydrolase — MKVLLAPILSVVALLTPMTGKAEPAPVASTAPATSKGVVLFDGKNLDSWKAYDAGGSGEITVKDGQMIIGSGESITGTIYQKTKDLPLTNYEITLEAQRVEGIDFFCGLTFPVGSLKTCATLVVGGWSGSVTGISSIDGLDASENSTGHFRKLEDKKWYRIKLRVTPESLTAWINDEKMIDVDIAGKKIGVRPGPIEDYQPLSFTTYQTTAAIKNVVLTPIAPK, encoded by the coding sequence ATGAAGGTCCTGCTTGCCCCAATTCTCTCCGTCGTTGCCCTGCTCACACCCATGACCGGGAAGGCTGAGCCCGCCCCGGTGGCCAGTACGGCACCGGCGACCAGCAAGGGCGTGGTGCTCTTCGACGGAAAGAACCTGGACAGCTGGAAGGCCTATGATGCGGGGGGCAGTGGTGAGATCACGGTCAAAGACGGACAGATGATCATTGGCTCTGGGGAATCCATCACCGGTACCATCTATCAGAAGACCAAAGATCTCCCGCTGACCAATTATGAGATCACCCTGGAGGCCCAACGTGTGGAGGGGATCGATTTCTTCTGCGGCCTCACGTTTCCCGTCGGAAGCCTGAAGACCTGCGCCACGCTGGTCGTCGGCGGGTGGAGTGGCAGTGTCACCGGCATTTCTAGCATTGATGGGCTGGATGCTTCCGAGAACTCTACCGGACACTTCCGCAAACTGGAGGACAAGAAGTGGTACCGTATCAAGCTGCGCGTCACGCCTGAGTCGCTCACGGCGTGGATCAACGATGAGAAGATGATCGATGTTGATATCGCGGGCAAGAAGATCGGGGTGCGTCCGGGGCCGATTGAGGATTACCAGCCTCTTTCGTTCACCACGTATCAGACCACGGCTGCCATCAAGAATGTGGTGCTGACGCCGATAGCGCCGAAATAG
- a CDS encoding L,D-transpeptidase, whose amino-acid sequence MSLPSQLPKFVILAFAGLSALGLSSCKTLQVAKQDDYDSPAYRPQSLSNVRVKVSLNKQMVYVMEGDKPLLVTATCVGTPSNPTPKGNFTVYKKIEKKRSMSYGFAVQGNAITPVKATSMRGGRYVGYPMPYWVEFSPAYGFHQGYVWNVPRSHGCLRLHKNVAPKFFALTRLGTPVNIANSQPEDSTLGASATRPGPEHYLAPDPPNSVLITEAAFKAPDKPLFAN is encoded by the coding sequence ATGAGTCTTCCGAGTCAACTCCCCAAATTCGTCATCCTGGCCTTCGCAGGGCTGTCCGCCCTGGGTCTCTCCAGTTGCAAAACCCTTCAAGTAGCCAAGCAGGACGACTATGACTCACCGGCCTACCGGCCGCAGAGCCTGTCCAATGTACGGGTCAAAGTAAGCCTGAACAAGCAGATGGTCTATGTGATGGAGGGGGACAAGCCGCTCCTGGTCACCGCGACCTGTGTCGGCACTCCGAGCAACCCAACCCCGAAGGGAAACTTCACGGTCTATAAGAAGATCGAGAAGAAGCGCTCCATGAGCTACGGATTTGCCGTGCAGGGGAACGCCATCACCCCCGTGAAAGCCACCAGCATGCGTGGCGGACGTTACGTCGGCTACCCCATGCCCTATTGGGTGGAGTTCTCCCCGGCCTACGGCTTCCACCAGGGGTATGTGTGGAATGTGCCCCGTTCCCACGGCTGCCTGCGCCTGCACAAGAATGTGGCCCCCAAATTCTTCGCCCTCACCCGCCTGGGTACCCCGGTGAACATTGCCAACAGCCAGCCGGAAGACAGCACGCTTGGAGCCAGCGCCACCCGCCCCGGGCCGGAACATTACCTTGCGCCGGACCCGCCGAACAGCGTACTAATCACTGAGGCCGCCTTCAAGGCCCCTGACAAACCCCTCTTTGCCAACTGA